The stretch of DNA AGATCAAGAACGGCAAGATCACCGGCCAGCTGGAAGACGTGGCCTACCAGACCAATACCCAGGAATTCTGGAACGCCTGCTCGGCCATCTGCGACGAGCGCGACTGGCGCATGGGCGGCTCGTTCTTCGACGGCAAAGGCCAGCCGAGCCAGGTGAGCGCCGTCTCGCATGGTTCGAGTACCGCGCGCTTCAATGGCATCAACGTCATCAACACCGCACGCAAGATCGGTTGAGGGAAGGGGACAATATGAAACAGCTGAACCAGGAAGAAGCAAAACGCATCGCCGACCGCGTGATCGGTCTCTCGAAAGCCGACGAATGCACCGTCTCGATCGAAGGCAACCGCACCGGTAACATCCGCTTCGCACGCAACAGCGTGTCGACCGCCGGCCTGACCGAAGACACCCAGCTGGCCGTGCGCGTGGCCTTCGGCAAGCGCGTCGGCACCGCCGTCATCAACGAGTTCGACGACAAGTCGCTGGAAAAGGCCGTGCGCCGCGCCGAGGAACTGGCGCGCCTGGCGCCGGAGAATCCGGAATTCGTGCCGGCCGTCGGCAAGCAGGAATACCAGCTCACCAGGACTTTTGTTCCGAGCACCGCCGCCATCGACCCGGCCTACCGCGCCGAAGTGGCGGCCGCGTCGATCGGCCAGGCGCGCGCCAAGAAGCTGGTCACCGCCGGCTTCTTCACCGACAGCACCCGGTTTGCCTGCATCGCCAACTCGAAGGGCGTGTTCGGCTTCCAGGAATTCACCGACCTGTCCTTCACCTGCACCGCGCGCACGGAAGACGGCCGCGGTTCGGGCTGGGTGACCCGCTCGGCGGTCGATGCGCGCCGCTTCAACGCGGCCGAGGCGGCTGAGATCGCGATCGACAAGGCGCTGCGCTCGGTCGACGCGAAAGCGCTCGAGCCGGGCCGCTACACCGTGATCCTGGAGCCGGCGGCAACCTCGGAAATCCTCGGCAACATGTTCAGCTCCTTTGGTGCGCGCGCCGCCGACGAGGGCCGCAGCTTCCTGGCCAAGAAGGGCGGCGGCAACCGCCTGGGCGAGAAGCTGTTCGACGAGCAGGTGAACATCTGGGCCGACCCGTGGAACCCGGACGTGCCGGTGGCCCCATGGGACAGCCAGACCCTGATCGCCCGCAAGCGCACCGACCTGATCAAGAACGGCCGCGTCGCCTCCCTCGGCTACTCGCCGTTCTGGGCGCAGAAGACCGGCAACCAGGCCACCGCGGGCCACGGCAACATGATCATGGCCGGCGGCACCAAGTCGC from Massilia varians encodes:
- a CDS encoding TldD/PmbA family protein, which gives rise to MKQLNQEEAKRIADRVIGLSKADECTVSIEGNRTGNIRFARNSVSTAGLTEDTQLAVRVAFGKRVGTAVINEFDDKSLEKAVRRAEELARLAPENPEFVPAVGKQEYQLTRTFVPSTAAIDPAYRAEVAAASIGQARAKKLVTAGFFTDSTRFACIANSKGVFGFQEFTDLSFTCTARTEDGRGSGWVTRSAVDARRFNAAEAAEIAIDKALRSVDAKALEPGRYTVILEPAATSEILGNMFSSFGARAADEGRSFLAKKGGGNRLGEKLFDEQVNIWADPWNPDVPVAPWDSQTLIARKRTDLIKNGRVASLGYSPFWAQKTGNQATAGHGNMIMAGGTKSLEELVAGTKKGIVVTRTWYIRMVDPQSLLITGLTRDGTFYVENGKIKHPVKNFRFNESPVTILNNIDELGKPEIIGGDEVPFQMVLPPMKVRDFNFTSLSDAV